The Arachis duranensis cultivar V14167 chromosome 9, aradu.V14167.gnm2.J7QH, whole genome shotgun sequence genomic sequence ACAATTGGCAGGAAAGGTAGCTGCACTATCTCGGTTCTTACCCGCGGTGTCAAGCCGATCATACCATTTTTTCCAAACAGTATCAAAGAATAAGAAGTTTCAATGGACAGAAAAGTGTGAGAGGTCCTTCGCCGAGCTCAAAACCATTCTATCATCACCACCCGTGTTGCAGAGACCAAAAGTCGGTAAACCTTTATACTTATATTTGTCTGTTTCTAATTATTCTATAAGCTTGGCTCTTGTCATTGAGATAGGAAAAATACAACAGATAGTATACTTCGTCAGTAGAGTCATGCAACTGACGGAACAAAGATATTCGAGAATAGAACAACTAGCCTTAACACTAGTAATAACAACAAGAAGACTCAGGCACTACTTACAAAGCCACACAATAATAGTAAGGACAAACCAACCATTAAGGCAAATACTGACAAAACCAGAACTGGCCGGACGCTTGACCAAATGGTCTATCGAGCTCTCGAAATTCGATATCCAGTTTCAACCAAGATCGGCACTCAAAGCACAGATCCTCGCCGACTTTATCACGGAGCTGACTCCTAATGAGCACAACAAACCCTGGGAATTACACGTGGATGGGGCATCAAGCCGAGAAGGAAGTGGGGCCGGGATAATTCTGAAAGAAGGAGACAAAGTGGTAGCCGAGCAAGCCCTTTAGTTCCATTTTCCGGCAAGCAACAACTAGCCCAAGTACGAGGCCCTCATAGCAGGACTCAAGCTCGCCCTAAGCTACCAAGTACAAAGCTTGACAGCACATTGCGACTCCCTCTTGGTGGTCCAGCAAATTCGaggagaatttcagataaaagATCCCTTGGTAGAGCGATATTGGCTCATAGCAAaggatcttatttcaaaattcaGCTCGTTTATTATACTACATGTGCATAGAGAAAAGAATGTTAGAGCAGACATATTATCCAAACTTGCCACCACTAGGGCGGACACACAAATATCGGCATTATCACAACTCACACTCACAAAACCCAGCATTGAACTATTATACATAGCAAACATTAACCACCTCCATGACTGGAGAATACCCTTCCTTGAGTACATAAATACAGGTATCATACCCAGAGACGAGCTCAACCCACAACACTTCAGACGTAAAGCAAGCCTCTACACAAAAGTAGCAGGAGAACTATACAGGCGCGGTTTCTCACAACCATTGCTAAAATGCTTAAACAAAGATGAAGCAAAAGAGGTGATGGACGAAGTTCATGAGGGTGTATGTGGGAACCACATCGAAGGACGAGCTCTCGCCGCAAAGATCGTCCGAACAAGATACTATTGGCCGACCATGAAAGGGGATTGCATAACAAAAGTCAAGACATGTGACAAATGTCAAAAGCACGTAGCCATCTCTACAAAGCCTGCCGAAGTATTACACAGCATGGAGGTAAGTTGGCCTTTCCACAGATGGGGGCTCGATATTCTCGGTCCATTTCCAACAGCGCCAGGTCGGGTAAAATTTCTTTTAGTATCAATAGACTATTTATCAAAATGGATAGAAGCACAGCCACTAGTAAGAATAACAGCCGAAAAGGTACGATCTTTCATATGGAAAAACATCATATGCCGATTTGGAATACCAAGAGAAATAATATCAGATAATGGTAGACAATTTACAGATAATAAGCTCGGATCTTTCCTAAAAAACTTTAATATACAGCATCATTTTAGCTCGGTTGAACACCCACaaaccaatggacaagccgaagctgcTAACCGAGTTATATTGCAGGcaataaagaaaaagctcaATATTGCGAAGGGAGAATGGGCAGAGCTCGTCCCAGAAATATTATTGAGCTACAATACAATAATACAAACTATCACGGGTGAAACGCCCTTCAAATTAGTCTATAGGGCTGAAGCATTAATTCCCGTTGAAGTCGGCGTCCCTACATTGAGAGCCGAGCTATATGACGAGCAACACAACGTGAACGCAAGGAACGCCGAGCTCGATTTAGCCGACGAGGATAGGGAGATCGCCGCCTTCAAACAAAGGGCTAAAAAACAATTAGCCGAAAGAAAGCACAACAAGAGAGTACATTCGAGGACATTCAATGGGGGTGATCTAGTACTCAGACAAACAGAAGAAGCCAGACGACCTCTTACACACGGCAAACTCGCCGCAAATTGGGAAGGTCCCTTCCGAATAGCAAAAGTACTCGGACTGGGGGCTTACCAACTTCAAACATTGCAAGGCAACACAATACCAGGAAACTGGAATGTTTCTTCACTAAAAATGTATAGATCATGATATGTACAATCAGCGAATGAAGGCACTCTTTTTCCCCCCTTAGAGCTTTTCTCCCAAAAAAGGGGTTTTGCCTAaggaggttttaacgaggccggACGCCCAATACATTTAAACAAACGTGAATGACTATTTTCTCAAACAATTCTGCTTCTAACCAATAAAGTGCAAAAAACAATAAAGCATATGCTAACAAATTCATAATAAGCGATATTGTCAACCTGGCCAAAAATCAGCCAAAACAAAAACATCATCCGAGTTCAAAGCAAACAAAGCCAAAATAAGTACAGCTAAACAGGCCAAAACCTCGGTCCACAAAACTAAACTTAGTCAAACAAGAGTAAAAGGTTATCaatacataaacaaaatcaagAAGGAGTGCTCTCATCGTGCTCTTCAACAGTACCATCCATAATCATTTTCCCATCGATCATGACCTTAGTCACGTCCAGGTGATCACAATCAAAATCAGGAGCCAAAAAAGAAATCTGACTAATAGCACGATCAAAGCCAGAAGAAAACATCTCCATTCCGACCTCCTCCAGCTCGTACACCCTTGCAGTCAACTTCCCCTTATCGACATCGCCCTCCTTAATGTTAGCCTGTAGCAACTGAACTTGATCCCTCAAACGGACGACCTCCTCCTCGGACTCCTTTGCCCTACTCACAGCACTAACAACAGCATCATCTTTCTCCTTCACTGACTTTTCCAACTCAGCAATTTTCGCCTTATAGGAGCTCTCCATGTCCGAAATTTCCCCCATGGCCTCCTGCTACTCGGCACCTATAAGTTCGGTAGTGCGACCAACGCACATTAGGTGAGAAGCAACAACCTGGCCAACTTATCCAAAGTGAGAACGAGGCACAACAAGGACGAATgtaaaatcaaaaagaaaatataaaacaaccTGAACGAACTTCCCGAGTGCTTCAACACCGACTCGGCAAGTCATGAGCATATCTCCCGGATACTGAGACGCCTTGTCTGAAAGCTCAACAAAATTAAACTGCTCACTCCACAAAGAGTGAGAGCTAGACCCCAGGATAAAACCATGGAGCCTTTTTTGACGATCAAAGGCAAACTTACCACCCCCTACGACCTCTTGGTCGCCCTCTGATATGACCTCAACGGACTTATCAATATCATCTTTCTTCCTTTTATATGAAGAGGCTGGCTGAACAAACGAATAGGCTGCCGCCCCTCCATCATCTTTCCGAGCTCCTATACCGCtaacatctttttctttcttcttcttcatgaagGACTGGAACTTAGAAGGATCCAAGAGAGGAACTCGCCCACCTACAAGAAGCCAAGAATATTAGAAAATACAACAAACACCAACACAAATGACAACAACCAAGAAATTACCTATGTAGGTTTTTAAGCCCTCACTATCACCCGAATCGCACAAACACAAAAGATCAGGAATAGACAAACACTCCCTAGCAGCGACACTCTCAACCAAAAAATCCAACATAAATTCCTCCTCTTCGCTACCGTCACAAGCCTCGAGGATCTGGCTCGGCTCTGAACACCAATAAAGGGGAAACTTTTCAATAAGTTCATCATCCAGATAAAATGGATACTCTACCTCAACCGAACGAACCTTGACAAAGAGGGACTTGAAATTCTTAAAAGAAGatttataaagaagaaaaagagaacgaCAAGGAAAACTACTAAGACAAGCCCACAAGCCTTTCCGAACACCTTTTGCCTGAAACAATGAGAAGAACGACGACAATGAACaagggaaagaaagaaaatccaTCAAACATTGGAAGGCGCGAAGGAACGCCCAGGAATTGGGATGTAGTTGCGAAGGCACACATTTGAATTGGGTAAGAACGTCGCACTCAAAAGCAGAAAATGAAAACCTCACACCAAGTTCAGTCATACAGGGGGTATACATATAGAAATACCCCCAATCACCCCTTCTCTCACAAACCCTATCACCACTAGAGTAAGTAAGAAGTTTGACAGCAACACAAGAACCACCTCTTACGAGGTTCAAACCCCTCAACTCAAACAGGGACTCGACACTCGTGAATGAAGAAGAACGAGTCCTAACATCATCATGGACCCAATGGTAAGGATCGTCTTCCTTCTCCTCAACTActttcaatttctctttcatCCTCTCTCCCGCCATGAACAAACAAGCGACAGTAAACAATAAAAAGTGAGAGAAGAAACACTAACCTTTCGAAGACATAGCGAAAGATAAAGCGGTAAGAAGATAAAATAGCAACGCGTAAGTTCCAAAACAAGAGAGAACTATTATTGCAAGCCCACTACTTTAGTGGATAACTTAATTCACACCCACTAAAAACGTGGAAAACCCAAACGGCAATAAAAACGCAATAAAAGCGACACGATTTGCGAAGACAAAAGAGAAAGTCTATTTAAaacccttttaaaattttttcaaacaaaaCAGAAGGAAGCCCAACCATATCAGCCACGTAAGAAAGAAagtcaaaaacaaaaatcactAAAGCTCACCTACCATTACTACACAACACTAGGCGAGTTTGGGGGCTATGACGTGTACCCCATTATACTCGGAAACAGGATCATAACTGAAACCAAGCTTAAGGCTCGgaaacaaacaaagaagaacAGAAAACCTTTGACTAAGTCATTCTTATCTCATCCAGAACTCATCACTGAAACTGAATCACAACCATTCGCAAGTCAAAGATACTGGGAACGGCACTTACCAGATATATCGGAACAAGCAAAACCATTACTAACACACCACTCGCCTATAAAACTAGGCAACGCAACCTATGAAGCCCCAGGTCGTAGAACtcattttcatttattatttttcattctttcacTCGCATACTTATTTGAGTGTCGGAGTGCTTTGTGCAGGTGCTCCCGCCGTCGTGTTTCAGAAGGCCGAGGTTATTCATAACACTATCCCTGGCCGACGTATAATTCAACCGAAGACTCGAGCAACCTCTCAAGGACCACATACCTCGGCTCATTCAGAACGGAACACTTCCTTTGCGACATTTTGATACAATTTGGACTACTTTCGATGCTAATGATGTTCCATTGACTCGTGTAGtcaacattaattaaaatttagtaatgtgtaatttaaaaaaaaattattataaaagttataccattttattttcataatgtAAATTACAGTTTATCTAAATCACTTTAAAATTAAACCTACATGTAGCAGAATCATtattttcatgttctttttTAAATTCCTCTCTAACATCCGGGTTATTGACGCAATGAACATTGGTCACTAGTTCTACTCCGAGTCTGCCTCTTCTATCAGTAGTTCAGTACCAATTACTATTCTACTATCACCTAAATTAGCTATGTAAAGCTTCCCGTGTACCATTAACATCGTTCTTGTTTAACGTCCCCTACAAAAATTACTCATAGTGAATAGATgcactaaaaataaaagaaaaaacaataaaacagAGCAAGAGcgtaccaaaaaataaatacaaaaatataagaatataattaaaaaaaacctaaaaaaaaacaGGAACATCTAAGACTATGCGATGAACTAATCAAAGAgcaaatagaatatttttttacgtCATATAACAATGAAAAGAGTAATATCCATTTCGAACCATACACCAAACTAATTAAGCAAAAATAACGTTATACCCTAAATAATAAACGGAAGAAGATAGGTTAAGGACACACATATGACAGAGAAGATAAAGTAGAACAATAGGATATATTACATAATTAAGCACTATATAAGTAGCac encodes the following:
- the LOC107466873 gene encoding uncharacterized protein LOC107466873, translated to MDEVHEGVCGNHIEGRALAAKIVRTRYYWPTMKGDCITKVKTCDKCQKHVAISTKPAEVLHSMEHHFSSVEHPQTNGQAEAANRVILQAIKKKLNIAKGEWAELVPEILLSYNTIIQTITGETPFKLVYRAEALIPVEVGVPTLRAELYDEQHNVNARNAELDLADEDREIAAFKQRAKKQLAERKHNKRVHSRTFNGGDLVLRQTEEARRPLTHGKLAANWEGPFRIAKVLGLGAYQLQTLQGNTIPGNWNVSSLKMYRS